A DNA window from Hordeum vulgare subsp. vulgare chromosome 1H, MorexV3_pseudomolecules_assembly, whole genome shotgun sequence contains the following coding sequences:
- the LOC123404871 gene encoding two-component response regulator ORR42-like, whose protein sequence is MASSLKALLVEDTAVQRMVLSALLRKQFHCEITMAENGKEAVDMFLEGNTFDIVFCDKDMPIMTGPEAVGKIRAMGATDVKIVGVSTDFEAMEAFMSAGADVFVPKPIRLDVVEPMIQEVINKKNN, encoded by the exons ATGGCATCCTCCCTCAAGGCATTGCTTGTTGAGGATACGGCAGTTCAACGCATGGTTCTCTCCGCTTTGCTGCGCAAGCAGTTTCACTGCGAGATCACCATGGCGGAGAATGGGAAAGAAGCTGTTGACATGTTCCTTGAGGGCAACACGTTTGACATAGTTTTTTGTGATAAGGACATGCCCATAATGACCGGCCCTGAG GCAGTTGGGAAGATCCGTGCCATGGGTGCCACCGATGTGAAGATCGTCGGGGTGTCCACTGATTTTGAGGCCATGGAGGCCTTCATGAGCGCCGGTGCTGATGTATTTGTACCCAAACCAATCAGGCTTGATGTTGTCGAGCCTATGATCCAGGAGGTCATCAACAAGAAGAATAATTAA